A single window of Sphaerodactylus townsendi isolate TG3544 linkage group LG03, MPM_Stown_v2.3, whole genome shotgun sequence DNA harbors:
- the SLC25A20 gene encoding mitochondrial carnitine/acylcarnitine carrier protein — MEVPLYLLSAEPDRGGEKEGKGRSEHPGGRQPGRDSLAAGAAMAEEPQKKPPPPPVSPVKNFFAGGFGGVCLVFVGHPLDTIKVRLQTQPKPLPGQALLYSGTFDCFKKTLVQEGVRGLYKGMAAPIIGVTPMFAVCFFGFGLGVKLQQRTPDEVLTYPQLFAAGMLSGVFTTAIMAPGERIKCLLQIQAAAGETKYAGPMDCAKQLYREAGIRGVYKGTVLTLMRDVPASGMYFMTYEWLKKTLTPEGQSSKDLSVPRILFAGGMAGIFNWAVGIPPDVLKSRFQTAPLGKYPNGFRDVLRELIREEGVMSLYKGFTAVMIRAFPANAACFLGFEVAIKFLNWLVPGL; from the exons ATGGAGGTTCCACTCTATCTCCTCTCAGCGGAGCCCGaccggggaggggaaaaggagggtaAAGGTCGCTCGGAGCACCCAGGCGGGAGGCAGCCAGGACGGGACAGTCTCGCCGCTGGAGCAGCCATGGCGGAAGAGCCGCAGAAGAAGCCTCCCCCTCCGCCCGTCAGCCCCGTGAAGAACTTCTTCGCGGGAGGCTTTGGGGGCGTCTGCTTGGTCTTCGTGGGACACCCGTTGGACACTATCAAG GTTAGACTACAGACTCAGCCAAAACCTTTGCCAGGACAGGCCCTGCTCTACTCTGGGACTTTTGACTGCTTCAAAAAGACTCTTGTTCAAGAG GGTGTCCGAGGCTTGTACAAGGGAATGGCAGCTCCTATTATTGGAGTGACCCCCATGTTTGCCGTATGTTTCTTTGGATTTGGCTTGGGCGTAAAACTCCAGCAGAGGACCCCTGACGAAGTTCTGAC GTATCCCCAGCTGTTTGCAGCAGGCATGTTATCTGGGGTGTTCACCACTGCAATCATGGCTCCGGGGGAGAGGATCAAGTGCCTTCTACAG ATCCAGGCAGCTGCAGGCGAAACCAAATATGCAGGGCCCATGGACTGTGCCAAACAACTGTATCGTGAGGCTGGAATTCGAGGTGTATACAAAGGCACAGTGCTTACTCTCATGAGAG ATGTTCCAGCCAGTGGGATGTACTTCATGACCTATGAATGGCTGAAAAAAACTCTGACGCCTGAAGGTCAGAG TTCCAAGGACCTCAGTGTACCCAGGATTCTCTTTGCTGGCGGCATGGCAGGGATTTTCAACTGGGCTGTGGGGATCCCACCGGATGTGTTGAAATCCCGCTTCCAGACAG CTCCGCTAGGGAAGTACCCCAATGGCTTCCGAGACGTCCTGAGAGAGCTTATCCGAGAAGAGGGGGTCATGTCGCTGTACAAGGGATTCACGGCTGTGATGATCAGGGCCTTCCCCGCCAATGCT GCCTGTTTCCTTGGCTTTGAAGTTGCCATAAAGTTCCTAAACTGGCTTGTGCCTGGTCTGTGA